The Canis aureus isolate CA01 chromosome 6, VMU_Caureus_v.1.0, whole genome shotgun sequence genome contains the following window.
GCAGGGAGGTCAGGAGGAGGGAGGGTTCTGTTCCTATATAGCTTCATAATTCCCTGTATCCTAAAACAGGCTAACATCTCAGGGGGCGAGGCCAAGACTTGGAGGTAGTGAGTCACTGCTGCCTTCAACTTGAGGTCACTCCAcaggcctctctgtctctcaaacaacCCTCCGTGGTGAGCAggccaggcaggcaggggagAGTGGAGTCAGGTTGTAATGAGGGCACATAAATTCTCCCTCCCAAGGCTGAGGTTCagctccaccctcctccccagccagACCCAGCGAATCTCGAAGCAAGGCCCGCCCTACATCTGTGCAAAGTCCGTCAAATTGGACTTGAGCCGGGATGCTCTCTGGTCGCCCCGACCGGATGGGAGCTGAGCGATGCAGCTTGCTGCCCCCTGGTGGTAGGTCCGAGTCCTAAGCGTGAGGCCCGCGAAGGCCCCGCGGGAGCACTGCCCCGTCCTCCAGCACCCCTTGCTAGCAGCGCTCTGTATGACGCCGCAGGGtaggaagccctgcaggacccaACGCCTGATCCCAGAGGACTTCTCATGTACTGGAGGAGTCAAGGTGTTCCCACGTCAAAGTTGACAAGCATCCTGCAAAGATAAGGTCTGGAAAGTGGCCCACGGAAAGGCCTTGCAGTGGGAATCCAGAGAGAGAGCGCTCCATGACGGGGGAGTCAGGGAGGTCTCTCTGAGCACTGGAGGGTGAGCAGGATCTAAACAGGTGGAGAGAGCGGGCTCATGCACTCTGCTAGCAGCAGCCCCTCAGGTTAATTCTGAGGAATTAACCCCTCAGAGTTAAATGCCAGTCCTTACCTGGCTTACAGCCTCCCCACTTGGTGCCTACCCTACCCGGCCTTTCCAGATTCCTTATAGTTCCTGGATGCCTCATGGTCTTTCACACATCTGGCCTCTCCACTTGCCTACTTGCCTACAGGGCACACCCCCACTCAGCTTCTAGGACCCAGCTCAAGCATAACATCTTCCAGGGAACCTTCCCCAACTAGTTAGttacttcttcctctgtgtccccaCAGCCCCTGGTCTGTGTGTCTTACGCCATATCATAAGGTATGTTAAGTGTCTTTTCATCACTAGACTCTAAGCTTCTTAAGAACTGGTcctgcctgggtgcctgggtggctcagtcgattaagtgtctgcctttggctcaggtcatgatcccggggtctggggatcgagccctccatcgggctccccgctcagtggggagtctgcctctccctctccttaagCCACTGccctcgcttgtgctctctctctgtcaaatacataaataaaattaaaaaaaaaaaaagaactgggccTGCCTGATGGACAGAGGATTCATGTGGGGGGCAGTGCCAggtgaggagggaagaaaaattgGTGGGGAGCATGCAGGCAAGTGGGGCAAGGCAAAGCATGCTGGGTGGGGGCACGATGATGGTGAGGGGCAGATGGTATGTGGGTGAAGGTGCCCCTTCCACCGGGTACACAGGGTGCACAACTTCCAAAGTGGACAGAGGCTGTGGTCCAGTCACACTTGCCCTTCGAGTAATGAATAGCCTGCTGGACCTCTCAGCGGCTCTGGGGGAAGCAATTACAGAGAGGTGGGGGGTGCCCATTTGGAAAGAGAGTGATGCCTTAAACTGTCATACCAGAGTCTGACACCCCAGAGGGACACTCAGGTGCAATGTCTGTCGGCCACAGCACAAGGCACAGCTGGAGACCCTCTCGAGGGTATGTGTGGGCTTATCAGCGGCAGCTACAGAGCTCACAGTGGGGAAGGCAAACTGGGGGTGGTAAGGTGGGGCTTAGGGAGTAATCCAACCCTTTCTCAGGGGTAACACTCTTCTTCCCACATCCTTGTCCCCTTTTTTGTCTTTCAGGTCACCGTTCCCTTTCCTGAACGTAAGTGCTTATGGTCGTGCTTCCTTCCTCAAGAAGCCaagtccccccacccaccctgctgccctggcccaTCCAGCCTTGGTCCCCATGTGCCCGGGGGGCTGGGAAGTCCCGATTCAGTGCCTGGAAGGGAACCTGCCCGGGGCCACACGGCCTCATGTCCAGAACCTTACCCCCGTGAGCAGGACCCATCCTCCAGTCTTGCCACCACCTTCCAGGAGCCAGGACGCTGCCTGTCACCCACTCCCTGCGGCCTCACCTTGCTCTAGTTTTCCACAAGAGCTGGAAAGAGAGCAGGGATGCCCCCAGTAGGAGTGTGGGTTTAAGCCAGGATAGAACCAGGTGGAACTTTTAAGATTCAAACCCCGTCCCCACCCCCTGATCAAGGGCTGTTTGTGCCCTGGCGGGCAGCCAAGAGCATGGCCTTTGGGGTGAACCAGGCTTCGTAGGATCTCAGCCCAGCCGATCAAAGCCTGAGTTCATCATGTGTGAGACAGAGATAATTAATGACTCTCCCAAAAGGTGTTTTGAGGAGTAACCCACAAGCCAGGAGAGCTTAGAGCTATGCCACAGACGAAGCCCCTGGGAAAAGAAGCTGCTGTCTTTGTGTCTTGGAGCCTCGGGGTGAGGGCGGGGGGGCCGAGAGGAGAGTTCGAGAAAGACAGCAAGAACCTTCCAAACCCAACAGAAGCCTAGAACAGAGTTCCGCCTTCTGTTAGGGCTCtgcttcctcttttccctccGGGGTAGGCTGGCCCAGGCCTCAGCCACCCTCTGTCTTCAGGAAGCCCCTGTGTCTCAGGGCCCCTGGCCCTGCTCTTCCAGCTGCCTTTAGGTCCTCCCTGCCTCCGAGCATGTAGAAAGTTCCAGGaggcctccctgccccaggcctgcccGGTGTGGCTGCCCCTCACCTCTCTGCACACATCTTTGCAGAGTTTGATGGGGCATCGGGCGGATGACAGCGGGAACAGTTGTCATCACTGGCGGAATCCTAGCTACGGTCATCCTCCTCTGCATCATCGCGGTCCTGTGCTACTGTAGGCTCCAGGTCAGTCCCCAGAGGCCACCAGCAAACCACCCTCCCTTCTAGGGGCAGAACCTGGAGGCCCACTTCGAGGGGGACAACACTCGAAGCCTTGGAATGTGAGGGAGTTGGGGGTGACCAGAAAGGAGCTGTGCATCTCCCACAGTCTGCACACTTTGGGGTACCCCAAGAGGGTATGCTGGGAAGACATCGGGTCATCGTGTTGTGTCTCTGGCATATCTGAGATTTCAGGAGTGGTGGGAAGGGCACCTCCTCTGGGGAGGCTAGGAAAGCTGCTCCCAGCGGCCCCACACCTGTCCTCAATAGGACTGTGTGTCCCTCCTCTCTGCTGCCCTGCTGCTGTCAACCACAGCCTGGAGACGATGCACTAGGAAGTGAGGCGAGGGAAAGGGGAAGGTATTGGTCTGGGAGGGCTGGGAATACCGGTGGAATAGTGGTGGGACATGGGTGTCTGGTGTGAAGGTGTAGTCCCGACCCGAAATAGCTCTCTGCAGCGGGTCAGGGGCGCAGGTGCCTTTGCGCACTCAAAGGGGAGCATCCAGCCCTCAGGCATCCCTCCGCACTCTCCCCTCAGTATTACTGCTGCAAGAAGAGCAGAGCCGAAGATGcagacgaggaggaggaggagcacgACCTGCCCGCACACCCCACCTGTAATGCCTGCAGCTCCCGAGCCCCGGACGGCCGCGTTGGCCTGGCGCCTCTCACCAGCGAGCCCTGCGGCCAGCCGTGCGGGGTGGCGGCCGCCCACTGCACCACCTGCTCCCCGTACAGCTCCCCCTTTTACATACGGACGGCTGACATGGTACCCAACGGGGGTGGAGGCGAGAGGCTCCCCTTCGCTCCTGCCTACTACAAGGAAGGGGGACCGCCACCCTTCAAGTTGGCAGCGCCCCAGAGTTACCCGGTGACGTGGCCGGGCTCTGGGCGCGAGGCCTTCACCAATCCAAGGGCTATTAGTACAGACGTGTgaccccctccccggcccctccaCAGACCAATGCTGCTGTCCCGACAGGAGCAGTGCGGGCAGCAGGTGACCCGTCCAACAGCCCACGAGGACTGCCAGGATTTGGGGTTTtgcgtttgtttgtttgttttggcttttcttGCCCCACAGGGGAATTCAAGCTGCCGAGTGCGAGTGCGTGGGGAACCAGAGCAGGGCCCGGCCCCGTGGCCCGAGTGCGGGGGCGCTGGCAGGATGCCCGGGCAGCGGCACCTGTTTCTGGGCTGGGACGTTCGTTCCTCCACAGGCTCCAGCCCCGCCACCGCAAGTCCTCTTGGTttccttgccccccaccccagcgccCCAGCGTCGCCGGCCTGTGAGAGGAGGGACATCAGGGAAAGCTAAGCAAAGGCGCTGGAGGCCCCCAGACTCCGTGGGGGATGGAAGAAGGATAGAGACCTAGGGCGAGGGGAGAGGTGAGAAGCAAGGCACTGCAGAGcctgagaagggagaggaaggtgtCAAGGGGACCTCTTCGGGACCTGCTTGCTAGAACGAATCCCAGTTCACAATCCAGCTTGGTATTTGGTTATCACGGGGACAGCAGTCCCTGTAGCTGCTCCCATGGGGATGTTGATTCTGGAACACACTACATTCCCCTTCCTCGTGGGACACAGTGAGTGGACTTGGGAGGCAGTGACATAAGGTTATTTGTGGGGAATGCACTGAAAAGTGATGCCCAGCCttgtctccccccgcccccccgccccaaatcctctttctctgcttctgggACCAGCTGCCTCTGCTAGAGAACCTGGTTCAAGTTATGTTACTGAGTTTGAGCAGCTCAGCAAACAAGATCTTCTTGCTGATGGTCTCTGGGGCCCCGGTCTGCCACCCTGAGCAGCACGTGTGGGAGCAGTGCTGTGAGGGGGTGTGTGTTCTCAGGGGTGCACACACCTGTCACCACCCACACGCATCACACACCAGGGGCTTTGCCAGCTTTGGGAGCTGCAGAGTGGAAGAGTCTCTGATGTATCAACTAGAAAGGAAAACCCGACCTTCAGACAGCATGAGTGAAAGGTGATTAAGGTGGCTCATCCCATGGCAACCAGCCGGCTGGTACGGGAAAGCCTGCAGAGTCTCCCAGGGGTCGATGCTATAGCACTGAAGCCATGTACGCCCCTTTAGAGGCCCGGCGTCCCACTCGGGCAGCCAGCCATGTCCTCCCAGAGCTGGACAACTTCATTCCACCAGGGTCAGCAGCCCCCACTCCTGGATTCCATGCTTGCTGCCCTCCCTCCGCTGCACCCCCCAAAACCCCAGGCTCCAGCGAGGGCCTGTTAATTGCCCGAGCCCAGCCCTCACTTCCCACTTAGAACTCCGCTGTGGCCTGATGCCATTTGAGGGAATGCACCTGATGAATTTTCCAGTTGCTTCTACAGTAAGGGGTGGCTGCTCCCCTTTCTGACGGCATGCCCAACCCCCACCACTTCTGGGTCACAGCCTCTGCAGATGGCGGGCAGGGAAAGAGCTAGCCCCTGCGCTGAAATCATGACTTCGCGTTGGAGAAGGGCCAGGTGCAGCcggcagagaggggaggagggagagaattcaCCACACCTTGTTTCATTGGGCACTTGTCACCTTGCATCTCATCTGTGATCAGGGCACACCGGGTTAAGAATCAGAGGACCTGGGCTCTGGTCACACTGAGGTCACTCATTAGCTCTAGGACtggtcatttaacttctctgagaccCCATTTTCTCCAGGCAAATGAGACCTGCCACCTGCCCAGACAGACCCTAGGAGACCATTAGTGCTCCACACAGCCAGGACTTCCTGAAAATATTTGCCAGCCGTGCTCCTTTCCCTTGCCCCGATCCTGGCAGGGGCTAGATGCACTTGCCAATTGCCTGATCCAGCGTGCAGGAATGTGTGTTGAGGGCTGAATGACCACCGTGAAATACAGGGTTAGCAggcaaaatgatttttattgtcAGTGAAAAGCAAACACTGGTTCTCCTCCTGGGTGATCTCAAATGGTAGCATTTCCTCGTACCAGGAGGCAGCTCCAGGCAGGGGGTAATGAGATCTGTCTCCTGATCCAGGGAGGCCAGTTTAGGACAGCAACTTTAACATCCTCCATCCCATCACCAGTCCTTATTGGGCCAAGCACACCCCCTAGACATAAGCTGCTGGGTCTGGCAGCCACGGTGGCCTCCTGATGAACAGCCCCAGTGCCTTGCTGCCCGGGAATTCCACAGCAAAGGCTGTTGTTCCTCACCAAGACATAATGTCCTTGTTCCTCCTGCCTTTGCAGAAATCAAGACGGCCCAGTCAACTATCACCTGCTTCTTTCTTGCTCTGATCTATTGGGGTCCCTTAGCGAAAGGCATCTTAGTCCCCTCTCCTGTAGCTTTCCTAGCCTAGATCTTGTCAATCTACACATCGAGATCTGGGTTTGGGGCACTGGAGAGATGATGGGCCATGGCTCTCCCCTACACACCCCCATGGTGTGTAGGGCACAGTCTCCAGATTGCCTGTCCGCCTCCCTGTCTCTGTGAGGGCCTTACCTACGGAAGAGGGAGCTCACCCATTCAACTGCGCTGCACTTTTTAGCTGTGGAGTCTGTACTGTGGGACACCCTGGACACTTTTCAAATTGCACCCtcacaggaggaagaggagaggctgGGAACACCCTGTCCTCCGCCAATTCGTCTCCACCTCCACTTCACTGCTCCTGCTAACCGATGTCCTGTCCTGCATCTTTGATAACTGGGAGTCACAACCAAGTGAATGTCAAAATAAATGAGGAATTTGAAATAGAAATCCCACTGAATCCTCTGTTATTCACCCAAAGAGGGGGCAGTGGGGCATGGATTGAGGAGCGAATGCTCCTTTTTATTTCCCAGAATGTCTGTTTTCAACACCAACACCTACCAGCTTCTCCCCTCCTGCTTCCAACTAACAGGTCCGTCTGCCGTGTTGCCTGCTGCCCCACCTGTTGCCTCACCCCCAGGGAGGACGTGTTGTTTGTTGGGAAGGGGGATGTGAAGTGTAGTGGCTGCGGCCTCCGCTGGAAGTGGCCCAGCCCACCACGGGGAGCCTCACCGGAGAGCAGCCCAGGCGTCAGCCCTGCTCCCAACCCCCACTTTCCAGGCCTGTGGGGTCCCCACCTATAGTTCTGGGTTAACTCACCAATCCTCTGAAGCCTGGGGAGCCCCGAGCAGAGTGTGACACCACCAGCACTTACATGCTGGGAGGGGACAGAAGAGGAGACAGTTCGGACCCTGGCAGAGACTGCCAAACCAGGAGAGGAATGGAATGTGTGTGAAAGGGAGCATCTGGGGAGGATGAAGATGAGGGAGGATCTGGGGGGGGGGCCATGGGCGtgtctgagagagagggagaccccCCTCGGTCCATCTCAGGGCCTCGGTGAGCCCTGACTGCAACTGGGTGGGCGGTGGGCAGCCTTCGCCCCGGACCTCAGACGCTCTGCCCCTGCAGGCCCTCTGGTAGCACCATAGGGCCCAACTGCACCCTTAGCCCTGGTGGCCGCTGGCCACAGCTCTGTCCCTCGATGTCCTCTGGGAAAGAAACCCTGAGGCGAATCTCTGTCATCAGCACACTCACCCAGCTTCAAGCCAAGTCCTCCCCAGTTTCTGTACTCAAGTTTACAAGTGCTGCTCAGAGGTCCCGATCATTTCCAGGAAAAGAGGACCAAACCGTAAGTATCTAAGGCCGAGGTCTGCTGGCGGCACAGCAGCAAGAAAAAGCATAACcaggagctgcccccagccctgtaCTCAGAGTGGAAATGGCCCGTACCCCTGAACCTCGGGCACCGGCCTAGGCATGTCGCAGATGACAGCGACAACGACAGCcagcacctcctcctccttccccagcctgGTCCGGgctgctcctctctcctccctgtttgGCCACCTCCACCTGAGTCCCCCAGCCCCActggccctccctcccctgcctacTGTCTCCCTCTGTGGAGAAACCAGTAGCACCCTAGCTTCTAATACATGCTCCTGCACCTCAGGCTTCTGGGCCTTCCTTCCCAGGTGTCTCAGGGTACCCATGCCACAGCACCCTCCAGACCACCCCCAGTCACGGCTGTGTCATTCTGGGTAAGCAGCTATGAGGAAGGAAGAGCTCCTTTCTCCCTGTGATCTATCATCCCAGCAGGTGCGCCAATCACATAATGGTGGTTAGAGGGGGGAGTTTGGTATCAGACTTGACGCTGAGCCCCAGCTTGGCCACTAACTGTGTGGCTTTAGGCAAGTTTCTGGTCTTCATCTATAAAGCTGAAATCATAACACTGACCTTATTCCCTTGCTATGAAAACTAAGTGAGCACACAGGGTCACCATTGTCATTAGTTGGGTCTGTAGGTGGACCCAAATCTGAATTCCGGAGGCAGCAGGGCCCTGAGCTGGGATTGCTCAGGCCTCAGGGTGCAAGGCTCCTCTGGGCTCCTTTATCttatctctcctctcccctgagCCTTTCTGAAGCCCCTCCTCCCTTGCCAGGCCCCCTTCTGTTCCAGGCATCGTCGAGACCGCAAGCAATTGGCAGCCTGCAGAGGTTcatatcatataatttttttgcagtttttttttgtggtggtaaaatatatatgacataacatttacaattttaaccattttgaggTATaccattcagtggcattaatCACCTTCACAAGCTTGTGCCACTATCTCTAAAGCTTTCTGTCTCCTCAAACAGAAACTCCGTGACCACTCATGTTTGAATTATTTCTAACAGCTATGTTTTATCTTTGAACGAAAACAAAGCTTTCAGGGAGGGGCCCCTGCTTGTCCTGCCAACAGTTTGGGGCTGAGCAAACCAGTAGCTGGGCAGGGTGATGAGGGATCCTCACTCCCCTTCTTCCACGATGGACTCTTCTAAGCAAGACTCATCTTCAAGGAAGCTCCAAAGATAAGTGTGTTGGAGTGTAGCTTTGTGGGCTGTCTTGGGGGAATGGTTGGGGAGGCCTGTGCAGGGAGCACATTTTAGGATGAAAAGGAAGAGGATTTGGACAGTGGAGAGAATGAAGCAGCCGGAAGGTGCAGGGCTAGGTGAGTGGAGCCCCGCGGTGGCCGTGGGAAGATTGGAGGCCTGGCCTCCTTCCTTGGCTGCCAGCATGCTCAGGGCCTGGGCTGTGCCAGCCAACTGGATGGATGGCAGAGGCCTCGGGCAGACGACTCCCAGCTCCCTGGGTGGAAGCCGTgcactagggcagccctggtagccctCTGGGCAGCAGACTTGGCTGTGCAGGGCCTGCTCCGCTGAGCAGCCACCTGTCCCTCCGTGCTTCTCACACGGCCACAGCAGGGGCGCCGCGAgccagagagaggggagggaagggggcagggaaggagggcaaACCCGGTGCACACTAGCATCACCACACTCCCCCTAGGGACTCAGCCAGCCTGATCTGTTTGAATGCACATGGGGGTTATGAGCTCCCTGGGATTCAACATAAATGCCTGTGCATCAGGATCGGAAAAGGGTTCCCACGGGGGGTgccggggggctcagttggttaaacatcaaattcttgattttggcttaagtcgtaatttcagggtcatgagatggagctgcTCGGTGGCGGGCTCccgctcagcgaggagcctgcttgggatcctctccctctccctctgcgtgcACACCTCCCCAAGCA
Protein-coding sequences here:
- the LOC144316217 gene encoding protein FAM163A gives rise to the protein MTAGTVVITGGILATVILLCIIAVLCYCRLQYYCCKKSRAEDADEEEEEHDLPAHPTCNACSSRAPDGRVGLAPLTSEPCGQPCGVAAAHCTTCSPYSSPFYIRTADMVPNGGGGERLPFAPAYYKEGGPPPFKLAAPQSYPVTWPGSGREAFTNPRAISTDV